The window CCCCGCAAGCCCGTCCGTGTCCGCGTTGAAGGCAGCTTTCAGCAGTCGGATCGCCAGGGGGCTTTTCTCCAGGATCTCCCGTGCCCACCGTACCCCTTCCTCCTCGAGCAGTTCCAGGGGCACCACCGCGTTCACGAGACCCATCTCCAGAGCCTGCCAGGCGGTGTACTGGCGGCACAGGTACCAGATCTCCCGCGCCTTCTTGTGCCCCACGATCCGGGCCAGGTACGTGGAGCCGTAGCCCGCGTCGAAACTCCCCACCCGGGGCCCCGCCTGGCCCAGGATGGCGTTATCCGCGGCGATGGTGAGGTCGCACACGGTGGCCAGCACGTTGCCGCCGCCGATGGCGTAGCCCGCCACCAGGGCGATCACGGGCTTCGGGATGATGCGGATGAGCCGCTGGAGGTCCAGGACGTTGAGGCGGGGGATGCGGTCCGCGCCCACGTAGCCTCCGTGCCCCCGCACCCGCTGGTCCCCGCCGCTGCAGAAGGCCTCATCCCCTGCTCCCCGCAGCAGGATCACACCGATGGAGCCGTCGTCGCGGGCACGGCTGAAGGCATCGATCATCTCCACCACCGTCTCCGGGCGGAAGGCGTTGCGGACCTCCGGCCGGTTGATGGTGATCTTCGCGATCCCCGTTGCATCCTCTAACCCGTGCTCGTAGAGGACGTCCGTGTACTCCCGGACCATCTTCCATGCGATGCGCATCCCCCTCACCTCACGTGGCGAGAAGTTGGGCGAAACGCGGAACAAGGGCGGAACGCACCTCCGCCCACACCCGCCGATGGAGTTCCGCGTTGCGCGTCCGATCCGTGCGGACTTCCACCACCCGGAGGCCTCCCTGCCGGAGGCCCTCCCGAATCGCGCGGCGGAAGGAGTCCCATCCGTCTGGGCGCACGTACACGCCCCCGTACATCTCCACCACGGGCCGGAAGTCCAGGCCGTGCGGGGTCCCGAAGAGGAGCTCGAACTCGGACCGCTCGAGCGTGGCGTGCGGGAGGAGGGAGAAGATCCCTCCCCCATCGTTGTGCACCAGCACCACGAGGGCGGCAAGCCCGTACCGATACGCGGCGAACAGGCCGTTCAGGTCGTGGTAGAAGGAGAGATCCCCGAGGACAAGCACCACTGGGCCGGGATGGACCGCGGCAGCCCCGAGGGCACTGCTCAAGACCCCGTCGATGCCGCTCGCACCCCGATTCCCGAGGAACCGGATCCGGCGGCGCAGGGCAGGGAAGAACCCGTCGAGGTCCCGCACGGGCATGCTGTTCCCCGTATACAGGAGCGTGCCGTCCGGAAGCAGCTGGGCCAGCTCTTGGAACACCCGGGCCTCGCAGGCCTCCTCCAGGGACCCGAGGGCCCG is drawn from Armatimonadota bacterium and contains these coding sequences:
- the menB gene encoding 1,4-dihydroxy-2-naphthoyl-CoA synthase — its product is MRIAWKMVREYTDVLYEHGLEDATGIAKITINRPEVRNAFRPETVVEMIDAFSRARDDGSIGVILLRGAGDEAFCSGGDQRVRGHGGYVGADRIPRLNVLDLQRLIRIIPKPVIALVAGYAIGGGNVLATVCDLTIAADNAILGQAGPRVGSFDAGYGSTYLARIVGHKKAREIWYLCRQYTAWQALEMGLVNAVVPLELLEEEGVRWAREILEKSPLAIRLLKAAFNADTDGLAGLQQLGGDATLLYYLTEEAKEGRDAFLQKRKPDFSRFPRFP